A genomic window from Triticum urartu cultivar G1812 chromosome 7, Tu2.1, whole genome shotgun sequence includes:
- the LOC125520906 gene encoding cytochrome b5-like, whose amino-acid sequence MAEETETEKPLFSPADVSLHASTKDCWVVIHGKVYDVTKFLEDHPGGEDVLLHASASGDATEAFEDVGHSTSAISMMSSYLIGSIEDYVPRSTSKDATVGGSNVLPDSRTMQRNKGSPAPNTFLDFVLPLCMLVLAFAAWYYLTFVAES is encoded by the exons ATGGCGGAGGAGACCGAGACCGAGAAGCCGCTCTTCTCTCCTGCAGATGTCTCGCTCCACGCGTCCACAAAGGACTGCTGGGTCGTCATCCATGGCAAG GTGTACGATGTGACCAAGTTCTTGGAGGACCACCCCGGCGGAGAGGATGTCCTGCTCCATGCATCTG CCTCTGGGGATGCCACCGAGGCTTTCGAAGATGTGGGCCACAGCACATCAGCCATCAGCATGATGAGCAGCTACCTGATTGGAAGCATCGAGGACTATGTGCCTCGCAGTACATCGAAGGACGCAACAGTTGGTGGCAGTAATGTGCTGCCTGATTCCAGAACAATGCAGAGGAACAAAGGCTCTCCTGCTCCAAACACATTTCTGGACTTCGTGCTCCCTTTATGCATGCTTGTCCTGGCCTTTGCAGCTTGGTACTACCTAACCTTCGTGGCCGAGAGCtag